The Etheostoma spectabile isolate EspeVRDwgs_2016 chromosome 9, UIUC_Espe_1.0, whole genome shotgun sequence DNA segment ATTTAGGGCAGTGTGTCTACATGTGAGGATTGGCGATTAACAGCATGAAGCAGATGTGTGAGACACAGATGGACTTCAGTTTACAATCGCTGTGTTCAAACTCGAAAAACTGCGCCTGCAACTTATTTGTACTGGTACTGGATTTGTTCTTGAGACAGATAGTAGGAAAGACTAGGACGGACAACAATGCTGTTTCAAAATCCAAACTGGTGCAAATTCAGTTATAATTTGACATGCTTTCCCTCTAAGGATTAACTGGAGACATTTCCGGGTTAACTGACTGATCCAACTGAAGCCACTTTGCAGAATGTGACACATTTAACCGGAATACTGTGAAAATTGAAGATATGTAATGCCTGTTTTTGAAGAATTTCTCAAATTAAATCAGGATTAAATAGAAAATAGCACTCAAATATTCTGCACTTAATGAAAGCATTAAACAAAGGATACCTGAGGGTTAATTATCTGGTAGAAAACATTTATGGAGACACAAATagaaatgcacaaaaacacacacactgcagcccACACAAAGACATCAATCACATAGAGATTGGACgctgattaaaacaaaaaaaagattttacccTCCATTGACCCCAACAAACTTCAGGTTTTTCTTGGCTCCCTTGTTCCCCTGCTTGTCAGCAACACCATTTTTCTTCATAATAGATTTGAGACCNNNNNNNNNNGTGAaaaggaggacagagagagagagagagagagtaatgaaaaagaaaaggggaggGTGGGAAAAATTCATAAAGCCTTTGTGGAATTTGagtttgtgtgttgtctgtgtgtttgcatgatGCTAGACAATTAAAATTCTGTATCACTCCAAACACATTCTCAtaccaaaacagaaaacacagaacgTTGTTTGTCAGTGGCTCATACGAGCATTTAAGATCTGCCACCCCTTTTGTTAATTGACTGACTGAGTATGAGTATATGCACCTGCAGTATAAAACTGAGTTTATTAGTCATAGAGGCAGGATTTCACTTTAACTATACTTGATGTCGGTGAGCACAAGAGTACAATGAAGAacacatttaagaaaaaaaagtgaataaatgaGTAGAGAAAGGGCCTCCAGAGGTCACTGAGTGTTTCGATAAGTATGATCTTTACCTGATCTATTGTAAACCCAGTTGAAAATGTACAAGAGATTTGGAGTTCTTTGTCACCTATCTATATAACAGTATGAGAAGCTCTGTAATTGAATAGCCTTTGGAAAATGTCTATCTGGCTTGAAAAGTGAAGCCACTGTTAATGAATTTTCTGTCAATTCAACTACAAGTCCCTTCGAGAGTCATACATACCATTTCCTTGAATCTAAATAAGTTTTTTATATACTTTTGAACATAGAAGACAGTTTTCTGAAGTAGCAGTCTATCTGGAAACATCCAGcaaaaacaatcaaatcaaCTGAGTAACTGAGCTTACTTACTAAAGTAAGTTATAGGTCTAAAGGCGGAGTAAAAGCAATACATCAAATTATTGCTAGCTTATGAGTGACCACAGATGATAATGGTTTGCACATGTTGGCTGCATGTCTTTGTGCAAGTGTATACAGTATTTCTGTCTGATACACAGAAGTACACACTGAAACCAGAAAtgtgtgaatgtactgtatgtgtaacatTTTGACGCTACGGAACTTTTGGATGCAATTACAAGAAAAATCCAGCTCATCATATAGTGTGGAATCCCTGAGTTGGCAGAGTAAGGGGACACGAGAGCCCCACCTGTATGCTCCATACAAAGACAACAATTGAACCAATGTGAGTGAACAGTGCCACACTGTCAggaaaaataacttttcattaaTGTAACTCCTAATGTAAGCTCATTAGGTTTTTAATAGTTACACAAGTGAGACGCTGTCAATTCAGTCTGAAGAACTTAAGAACTTGAAGAAAACAACAGATTGACTGACTTTTGCAGTTGTTTAAATGTTCAGGATCTCCCAAAGTATTTGCAGGGTGATATACACAGTTAAAGAATTATAGGCCGCAATGACAACATACAACTTTGACATTGTCACTTATGTATGTAACTGGGCTTTAATCGATGCTGCATGGGCTTCTTTGCTGACTCCTCTTGACGCTAAGCCCGTTATGGCTGTCTTAGCTGTGCCTGACTGCGAGACATGGTGCAAAGGCTCTGCAATGTTTCGTACGTAAGAATGTGACTCCAAGACAGAAACCGCCAGCTAAAAAAGATCCCAGCGGCCACTATCTAAGAAGAAGAATGCTTTTAGATCCAGTATCTCTCAGGAGATAGCAGCAGGGAGAGGGGGAGTTAAATACATATTTGGAATTTTAATTCATCCTCTTACCATCTTCCAATGAATTAAAGATCAGAATAATTTCACCTTCCCTCACTATGTCAAAGACACCGAGATAGTTTACTCATCCATACAAATCTCTAGTCTCTGCTGACTGGGATGAGTTAGGGTTCTCAACGCAACAGTAGTGGTTTCTGTTTCCAATCTTTGTAGAAGTAAAACACTGATGTAATTTAAAGAAGTCAGGCTAGGAATCTCAGATGTAAAAGATGTAGAGAGCAACCGCAAAGAAGCGGTGACAATCTTagcacatatatacagtatatcaagaCATGCACGCTCACACAAATCACTTAAAACCACTCTTGTATTCTGTACTCACAACACTAAAGTTAAAATCAACTCTGaacatgaaatgtgtgtgtgatagcaGAGTGATTGTGTACTTTAGCTCCTGGGCCAGAAACAGAGCAGTGAGACATCAAGGGAGGGAAGAAATGCATCGTTTGTTtgatgtgtgtgagggtgtgtgccTGAGTGTCCATTTGACTGTGTACTTTAAGTGCTTCTTCACAAATGTGTGTACTTCTCTGTatgagtctgtctgtctgtgaagcaagaaatatgtatttgatgGAGATAATTGAATGTGATTTCAACAGTGCTTTGTAACATGTGTTTGCCACCCTTGGATATGACAGTCAATAGTTACAGTATCTAATAACAGTCTGTGTTGTGCTGCCACCATACATGGCCAAAAGCATAATATTATGATGTGGTTTGCAGTTTTCTCCCAGATTAATGATATTACTTTATCTTTTGTTAAACTTATGTTGCTGTAATTCAAAGCTGGTATACATTTAAAAGAGGGCTTGTAATTGTTTAtcttattacattacatgtcatttagctaaagcttttatccaaagcgacatccaattaagtgctttcaaccaTGAAGGTACAAACTCCTGTCAGCAAGAATCTTATACATGTATTGTAGATGATAAACTACAGAGAAACAGGTTGTGCAAACAACTGATTTATGGATAAGAGAAGCTTCAGAAGAGGATGATACAGCAGAGTACATTAacagaaatattaaaaattcaattttcatttcatgtaGTCCACTTAAAACAATTGGGAGAAAATTAGCGGGTAGATGTGACACTAAATCACGTATTCCATATCACTCAGAGTCATTAGACTACTGGCAAAGTATCTGAGAATTAAGTACCCAGAAGAGTAACAGCTATTAAAGGGAAATGACATGTTTTAAAGCAATACTAGAGAACcttttgtaacttaaaatactgtttccaaaatcatttcagtagTTCATCAACTTGTagcagggtgaacggcacttctgcatttgctttgtGGCTCTCTACCAGCTATAACCGCACTACacaagtttgccagatcaggTAGCGAATCtgtagtttgaatgagacaCAATGGGACAATTcagcttccaacctgtagggggacgaAGCagaaaaagttctctagtgttgctttaacccttgtgttgtcttccagtcaaaattgaaaatcaacaatttagttgatgctttttatcaatgtttttaactNNNNNNNNNNtttttgtcccttttttcaacacttttgatgctttttttcaaaggaAATTATAcgtaatgtttgagttagaaaagcagaaNNNNNNNNNNatttagactaaaattaaaggaatgtaggttgatggataatcacaggctggattatgtcaacttttagtcaatactatttcaaaaccacttcaatttgtNNNNNNNNNNctataaaattgaataagacgccccaaaattacctatcaaaatcaccccaaagagcgttgtgtggaatcaatcaNNNNNNNNNNggtaattacaattgggtagttaaaaagaacattgatatagacaacatgagggttaagtaatTTGTTTGTGACTAACGCTAACCCCTGACTTATGCAGAGTCAAACTGGTCTAGTCACAGTGAAAGTGGTCAGTGTGTTTTGTGGTCTGCTGTATTATGTctcaacaatcaatcaatcaatcaatcaatcaatcaatcaatcaggaAACACTTGTATCATTAAGTTGGGATACAAATGGCGATTAAAGCATGTGCTCTACTGAAAGACACACATTACGTCCAAGGAAAAATGCTAAAAAGAAGCAAGCAACATCTTAAATTCCTACCCAAACACAATAATCCTTGTGTTGACATAGTACTACTGATACTGACTGATTTCACCAAAAGAAATGCTTTGAGAGCACATCAGAAGAgttttgtaaataataaaacaggaCTGGTGTGGTGTCAGGTTGCAGTGAAAAGAAACTACAGTCACTAAGAAGCAGACAAGCTTGCTGTAAATACCACCTTGTTGTCAGTTTGATTCTACCTTACATCAGCTGAGAAGTGTGCTAGTATGCAGGGCTAAGTGTTCTACCTGAACTCTATACAAGTGACACCGCAGACATCTGTCAAATCATTTTGTCAATGTTTGGCTGCTCCTGTTGGCCTTTTTGTTCGAGGGAGAGAAGGATGGGAAATTAATATCCAAGGCTACTGAGTTATACACATTAATCATGAGACGTCTTGGCAGATATCAGAAGGAACATAATGTAATTAAGTGGCATGAAGAGTACAAACTGTGAAAGGATATGGAAGTGCAATGGATTCAGTTCATTGAGTCGATTAAAAATAAGCAAGGCAAACAAATGTGAATGCAGTATAAACCATGGGATCCTAACTGAACCACAGGCGTACCTTGTTCTTGTTGTTTGTTGGCAGCAGCAGCTTTCTGGCCTGGTGAGTAGAAGGCAGAGAGGACACTGAGGGAGCTAACTAGCTGACTTTGAATAGAGCTCATTTTGGAAGGACCAGGCTTCCCTGCTGGTTTCCCTGTTGTTGCCGCAGGGACTGCCTTCCCTACAGGCTTGGCCGATGCTCCTTTCCCTGCCTCTGCTCTTTTCCCTGCcgtctgtttctgtgtgctgGGGCTTTCCTGCTGGCTGGCCGACTGTTGAGTTCCAGAGCTGCTCCCCAGCTGTGCCCACTGCTCGCCCAGAAGCCCTGTTAACCGGGTTACGACTTGGCCCAAAGCTGCAGGCGATGTTGGTGACTCACTGGAGCCTCTGCGTGGAGGCTGTGCCTCGCCAGCGTCCTGGCGTGAGGACTGGGCTTCACTTGAACCACGACGTTGGTCTGTTTCGCTGGAGCCTCTGCGCAATGATTGTGTCTCGCTGGAATCTTTCTGAAGGCGCTGCGTCTCACTGGAGCTTCTTCGAGAGCCCTGAGAATGAGGCTGGGGGTCACATGACCCCTGGCGAGCTGGGCGAGTCTGGCCTTCTCCTGATCCACGACTAGGAGGTTGTGATGCACTAGACCCCTTCTGTGGTGCTTTAAGCTCTTTGGAGTCCCGTCGAGTTGCAGTGGATTGAGACTGTGCTTTAATTAATTTGGGACGGGTTTGGACTACACTGGAGCCTGGAAGCGAGGCTTGGGTCTCAGTCTGAGGTTGTGATTGAGATTGTTTCTCACTAGACTCCCCCGGAGGTATTTTTGCTAGGGTGTGGCCCTCAACCTGAGACGGAGATGGGGCTTTGTGTGGTTCAGAGAGCTGTGTTGGGGTTTGGGCCTCGAGCCTAGGGGGATCCTGTACCTGCACCTGGGgctgggtttttgtttgttgctgggATGGCTCGGGTTGAGTTTCACTGGATCCCCTACAAGGACGTACAGGTGCAGCCTGAAGTTGAGGATGTATAGGCTGGACCTGCTCTGCTGAGACCTTCCGGCCTCTCGAGGGTCGCACAGGAGTGACTGTCTTCACAGCTGCATTCtctgctgctactactactacaactgtATCACTGACCACAGTTTCTTTGATTGTTGTACCAACTATCATAACTTCAGCTGTTTGTTTCTCCTCTACAGTCTCGACTGCAAATTGCTGTGTCTCAACAAGTTTTGTTAATTCACTCTTTGGGGGTtcaatttcttttgtttctgaGTCATTCTGTGCTGTAACGTTTGCAATGTCAGATTTTGTATGTTCTTCTTTTGCAACAAGTAAACTGGTACCACCTTCACCCTGGCATACAATATCTGAAACTACAGTTTGTTCAAACCTGCTTTCTATAGCAGTAAGTGAACTCTCTGTGACAACTTTTACCACCACACTTTCACTGTCTCCATTATCTCTTTGAAGTCTTTCATTTGCTTCCTTATCTTCCACTCTTTCACTGACCACATTACCAACATACTCTGCTCCTTCATTGCCAGCACTTTCTCTCGCTTCTGCACCTCTGGCTGGATTGTTATCCTCTTGTCTTTCTATCTCTGTCTCAGTCTGCTGGTCTGTCCTCTGTGCTTCCACTGTCTCTGTCACCCTATCcacagtgtccactctctctgtcacCGTCCCACGGTCTACACTGCTGGCCCTCGGTCTCTGCGGATGGTCTGTTGCTGTTGCTCCCTCTGTTTCTGTGACTTGGTTTACCCTTTCTGTTACAGGTGTCTCGGTCATCTGATCCTGTGTTGCGATCTTCTCTGTTACTGTGCCACGTTCCATGCTGTTGGCTCTGGCTCTTGGTGGGCTCACAGCAGTTACTTCTGCCTCCACCTCTGACACctgtatttttgtgtcaacTTTATCAGTCTCTGCTCCTTGCTCTATATTTCCAGCACTTGGTTTGGATGAATACACTTCAATGCAGATTCTATCTGTATCTGTTGCCTGATCTATTGTTCCAGGCGGTTCTGTCTCAGTCTCTCGGTTTGCAAAATctactttctctgtctctgtccctgtgtcAATACTCTCTCTTCTTGGCCTGCTGTGTGCTTCTGGTGTACATACCTCCACTCTCACTCCGTCACTCAGTTGTAGTATTTGCTCCTCTTTTTCCTTGTTCTTATCTATTTGTTCTTTCAAAAGAGTATTAGTTCTCTCCAGGTCTTGGGTAGCTTGAGTAAGTTTAGCCTCCAGTATCAGTAGCTTCTCCTGCAGATTCTGCATACTGTCTGGGCCCTcaagtttttgttcttttgctgCATCACCATCTTGAATACTGCTAGTCTCTGCATCTTTTAAAGCCACCCTAAGTGATGTTAATTCCGGTCCTGCAATGTCCCGTGATAGCTTTTGCACTGCTTGCTCCAGTggactttctttttgtttatctGATTTTTCTGACAGCTGTGTTTGTCTCACCAATTCTTGCTCTGACAACCAACCCATTTCTCTATGTGCTGAGGAACTCTTCAAAGATTCCTGATTTATCTCCCTCTCGTTTTGTAACACCTTACTTTTCTCTGTAACATCTTGTTTCACTTTCCCTGTTCCCAGCTTTGTTGGCACTCGCTCTGAAGCTTCTAAACCTCCAGTGGGTTGATTCATCAAAGTTAAGTTGAGCCCTTCTGTTGGTCTGTGGCCTTGTGGCTGAGTGCATGTCCCGGAATCAGAATACGGTGCTATTGTAGAGGATAATGTGGAAACCTGGTCCTGGGCTTGGGCCTGGAGCTGAAGCAGTagcttctccctctcttttctcagTGAGCAGATCTGTGCCTTTAGTTCTGGAATAGTTTTGACCTGCTCTTCCAGCTCCCTGACCCGCTTCAGTGCCACTGTGATCTGCTGGTGAAGACCTGTCCGATCCTGAGGAACACACCGTCTCTCTGTTATGTCCGGTGAAGGACGGAAGACGTTCTCTGTTGAGCCACTCTCCGGTGTTCCCACGGTACGGTCTGGACTGCTTGAGTCAGAACCTTTCCGTTGCTGTAGGGTAATGGGCATGCTTGATGCTCGGAGCAGGTTTGGACGACTTTGAATCTCTACAGTGTTCTCTTCATCAACCCGAGCCCCAGCTCCTACTTCATCTCTCGGCTTTGCTGAAATGTAGCCAGCTCCCTGACTGGTTGTCCCCCTGCTGCTCTGGCTGGAAGTTCCCCCTTCACTTGCCCTGAAGTCGAAGATCTGTTGGACCTCTGTCACCCGTGATTTAGGCTTGGGCCCCAGGGTGGACGTCCCAGACCATGTGCTGTCCTTAGGGGCAGGCCTGACCCCATGCCCAGGAAGGCTAAAATTTCGGGGAAGCGTGCTGAATTTGGCTGGGCCCTTGACCCTGCGCTGAATGTGGACCCTTTTAATAGTGTTGCCTTTTTCAATGTCGTCAACATACTTGAGGAAGTCCAGGTCCAGATGGAAGCCATAGGGAGTTTCCACTGAGTAGGGCAGCTGCTTCCTCTGAACATTGC contains these protein-coding regions:
- the kank4 gene encoding KN motif and ankyrin repeat domain-containing protein 4 isoform X1 yields the protein MMDKKSANGFQTKASEGNVQRKQLPYSVETPYGFHLDLDFLKYVDDIEKGNTIKRVHIQRRVKGPAKFSTLPRNFSLPGHGVRPAPKDSTWSGTSTLGPKPKSRVTEVQQIFDFRASEGGTSSQSSRGTTSQGAGYISAKPRDEVGAGARVDEENTVEIQSRPNLLRASSMPITLQQRKGSDSSSPDRTVGTPESGSTENVFRPSPDITERRCVPQDRTGLHQQITVALKRVRELEEQVKTIPELKAQICSLRKEREKLLLQLQAQAQDQVSTLSSTIAPYSDSGTCTQPQGHRPTEGLNLTLMNQPTGGLEASERVPTKLGTGKVKQDVTEKSKVLQNEREINQESLKSSSAHREMGWLSEQELVRQTQLSEKSDKQKESPLEQAVQKLSRDIAGPELTSLRVALKDAETSSIQDGDAAKEQKLEGPDSMQNLQEKLLILEAKLTQATQDLERTNTLLKEQIDKNKEKEEQILQLSDGVRVEVCTPEAHSRPRRESIDTGTETEKVDFANRETETEPPGTIDQATDTDRICIEVYSSKPSAGNIEQGAETDKVDTKIQVSEVEAEVTAVSPPRARANSMERGTVTEKIATQDQMTETPVTERVNQVTETEGATATDHPQRPRASSVDRGTVTERVDTVDRVTETVEAQRTDQQTETEIERQEDNNPARGAEARESAGNEGAEYVGNVVSERVEDKEANERLQRDNGDSESVVVKVVTESSLTAIESRFEQTVVSDIVCQGEGGTSLLVAKEEHTKSDIANVTAQNDSETKEIEPPKSELTKLVETQQFAVETVEEKQTAEVMIVGTTIKETVVSDTVVVVVAAENAAVKTVTPVRPSRGRKVSAEQVQPIHPQLQAAPVRPCRGSSETQPEPSQQQTKTQPQVQVQDPPRLEAQTPTQLSEPHKAPSPSQVEGHTLAKIPPGESSEKQSQSQPQTETQASLPGSSVVQTRPKLIKAQSQSTATRRDSKELKAPQKGSSASQPPSRGSGEGQTRPARQGSCDPQPHSQGSRRSSSETQRLQKDSSETQSLRRGSSETDQRRGSSEAQSSRQDAGEAQPPRRGSSESPTSPAALGQVVTRLTGLLGEQWAQLGSSSGTQQSASQQESPSTQKQTAGKRAEAGKGASAKPVGKAVPAATTGKPAGKPGPSKMSSIQSQLVSSLSVLSAFYSPGQKAAAANKQQEQGLKSIMKKNGVADKQGNKGAKKNLKFVGVNGGYESTSSEEGSGDEKLKVELEEEDSSEPEVEKEIESEPQPAEKPEEEAETQQKDAEKGAEEGGAVAAEMEGERGLLDPEGLLEEQAEGEKVNQGFIDACLYVKDRMEEVSSPDKEMRQILVVLYQEWFKISSQKDSQADTVRLYLRQVGLTTPTLLPYVVNLTDGNGNMALHYSVSHSNFPVVKLLLDTGLCETDNVNKAGYTPVMLAALTAAESSDDLEVAQQLLKLGDVNACSRQAGQTALMLAVSHGRVAMVKLLLSCGTDVNAQDREGSTALMCASEHGHTNIVRMLLETGCCDTSLKDKNGQTALSVAEGASHQEIVDLLKLHTETRASEPESTTHLL
- the kank4 gene encoding KN motif and ankyrin repeat domain-containing protein 4 isoform X2, with amino-acid sequence MMDKKSANGFQTKASEGNVQRKQLPYSVETPYGFHLDLDFLKYVDDIEKGNTIKRVHIQRRVKGPAKFSTLPRNFSLPGHGVRPAPKDSTWSGTSTLGPKPKSRVTEVQQIFDFRASEGGTSSQSSRGTTSQGAGYISAKPRDEVGAGARVDEENTVEIQSRPNLLRASSMPITLQQRKGSDSSSPDRTVGTPESGSTENVFRPSPDITERRCVPQDRTGLHQQITVALKRVRELEEQVKTIPELKAQICSLRKEREKLLLQLQAQAQDQVSTLSSTIAPYSDSGTCTQPQGHRPTEGLNLTLMNQPTGGLEASERVPTKLGTGKVKQDVTEKSKVLQNEREINQESLKSSSAHREMGWLSEQELVRQTQLSEKSDKQKESPLEQAVQKLSRDIAGPELTSLRVALKDAETSSIQDGDAAKEQKLEGPDSMQNLQEKLLILEAKLTQATQDLERTNTLLKEQIDKNKEKEEQILQLSDGVRVEVCTPEAHSRPRRESIDTGTETEKVDFANRETETEPPGTIDQATDTDRICIEVYSSKPSAGNIEQGAETDKVDTKIQVSEVEAEVTAVSPPRARANSMERGTVTEKIATQDQMTETPVTERVNQVTETEGATATDHPQRPRASSVDRGTVTERVDTVDRVTETVEAQRTDQQTETEIERQEDNNPARGAEARESAGNEGAEYVGNVVSERVEDKEANERLQRDNGDSESVVVKVVTESSLTAIESRFEQTVVSDIVCQGEGGTSLLVAKEEHTKSDIANVTAQNDSETKEIEPPKSELTKLVETQQFAVETVEEKQTAEVMIVGTTIKETVVSDTVVVVVAAENAAVKTVTPVRPSRGRKVSAEQVQPIHPQLQAAPVRPCRGSSETQPEPSQQQTKTQPQVQVQDPPRLEAQTPTQLSEPHKAPSPSQVEGHTLAKIPPGESSEKQSQSQPQTETQASLPGSSVVQTRPKLIKAQSQSTATRRDSKELKAPQKGSSASQPPSRGSGEGQTRPARQGSCDPQPHSQGSRRSSSETQRLQKDSSETQSLRRGSSETDQRRGSSEAQSSRQDAGEAQPPRRGSSESPTSPAALGQVVTRLTGLLGEQWAQLGSSSGTQQSASQQESPSTQKQTAGKRAEAGKGASAKPVGKAVPAATTGKPAGKPGPSKMSSIQSQLVSSLSVLSAFYSPGQKAAAANKQQEQGLKSIMKKNGVADKQGNKGAKKNLKFVGVNGGYESTSSEEGSGDEKLKVELEEEDSSEPEVEKEIESEPQPAEKPEEEAETQQKDAEKGAEEGGAVAAEMEGERGLLDPEGLLEEQAEGEKVNQGFIDACLYVKDRMEEVSSPDKEMRQILVVLYQEWFKISSQKDSQADTVRLYLRQVGLTTPTLLPYVVNLTDGNGNMALHYSVSHSNFPVVKLLLDTGKIQAHSAE